GGTACCGCGACCGGCGGGAACAGTGGGAGGACGCCGTCCGCAGGTGGGACCGCTCATTCCTGTGCAACCGCTGTGGGATGGTGTTCGAGTTCGAGTTCCCCGACACCGCCGGAGACGAGCCGCGATGACAAAGAGGCGCCCCCGCTGAAGGGGCGCCTCTTTCGTTCGTCCGCGCGGTGGCGGGTCAGCCTTCCTGGATGTTGATCGGGCCGTTGGTGGTGACGGCGCGGATGGTGGGACCGCCGCCGTTGATGTCGGTGTTGATGTTGGCGCCGGGACGCCAGCCGCGCTCGCCGGGGCGGCGCTGGTCCGCGCGGATGGCGCGCGGAACGTTCACCGGGCCGTGCACCGTGCGGGCCTCCAGGTGCGCCGCGTATCCCTCCGGCATGCGGACGCTCACGGGGCCGTTCACCGTCTCGGCATCCAGCCGCTCGCCCGTCCAGCGGCGGCCGGTCAGCCGCACGTTCACCGGCCCGTTCTGCGTGCGCGCGGTGACGTTTCCGGACAGCTCCGACAGGTTCAGCGGGCCGTTGTGGGCGCGCAGGTTCATCGTCCCGGACACGCGCTCCACGTTGATCGGCCCGTTGTGCGTGCGCACGTCCAGGTTGGTCCGCGCCGGGACGAGGATTTCGTAGTTCACGGCCCAGCCGCTGTTGTCCCCCATCTCCGGG
This Longimicrobium sp. DNA region includes the following protein-coding sequences:
- a CDS encoding DUF4097 family beta strand repeat-containing protein; this encodes MRTSVLLLPMASLLLATPALAQRSAEEWVEQCRRNYRQNNNRVTHCEVRETRIPARGSLTIDAGQNGGVSVRTHEGRDIVVQARVQAWAGSDERARSTAQQIRVNTGGTIGASGPEMGDNSGWAVNYEILVPARTNLDVRTHNGPINVERVSGTMNLRAHNGPLNLSELSGNVTARTQNGPVNVRLTGRRWTGERLDAETVNGPVSVRMPEGYAAHLEARTVHGPVNVPRAIRADQRRPGERGWRPGANINTDINGGGPTIRAVTTNGPINIQEG